The Apium graveolens cultivar Ventura chromosome 11, ASM990537v1, whole genome shotgun sequence genome has a window encoding:
- the LOC141696075 gene encoding uncharacterized protein LOC141696075, translating to MDNGKQFDNGEFREYCNDNSIELRFTSIAHPQANGQAEVANRIILYGLKKRVERSRNTWVDDLLPILWAYRTTCKVTTEATPFMLAYGAEAVVPLEITHGSPRIEAYEPETKEEGMRLALDLIDEKIEASGVGERGKLAPNWEGPYKVRRTLGRGSYKLKTLNGDEVPRTWHALNLKVYYV from the exons ATGGATAATGGGAAGCAATTTGATAATGGAGAGTTCAGAGAGTACTGCAACGATAACAGCATAGAACTTCGCTTCACCTCGATTGCACATCCTCAGGCAAACGGGCAAGCGGAAGTTGCTAACAGGATCATCCTTTATGGACTTAAGAAGAGGGTGGAACGCTCGAGAAACACTTGGGTGGATGATTTGTTGCCTATACTATGGGCATATCGTACCACCTGTAAAGTGACAACTGAAGCTACCCCATTCATGCTGGCTTACGGAGCCGAGGCAGTGGTGCCCCTTGAGATCACTCATGGATCCCCTAGGATCGAAGCTTATGAACCAGAGACAAAAGAGGAAGGCATGAGGCTCGCTCTCGATCTCATTGACGAG AAGATTGAGGCATCAGGAGTAGGGGAGAGAGGCAAGCTGGCCCCTAACTGGGAAGGGCCTTATAAGGTCAGGAGGACATTgggacgaggatcctacaagttaAAGACCCTGAATGGTGATGAAGTGCCTCGCACTTGGCATGCTTtgaacctgaaggtttattatgtttag